A genomic segment from Branchiostoma floridae strain S238N-H82 chromosome 7, Bfl_VNyyK, whole genome shotgun sequence encodes:
- the LOC118419111 gene encoding polycystin-2-like, translating to MTIYNPHANLFSVVNLLTEFTAIGKAYPHVDITTVRLYRFQTIWAWVVVGFQGLFIIFTLYFAFRELDHIVKLRSLYLKTFWGCVELSLAILSLAEVGVMLYTLYIVLEFQSKQGANTGPVEKTFEKYRRAAYWDQINTYVLGCLVCVGTLKLLHLLRFNKHVVLGADTIKKAAGPLSGFFLIFTLVFLAFALFAALAFGPSEDGFSPFIATLETLLTILLGKFYEMSDQKPIMGPLFTFSFITFFQWVIVTMVVAILDCAIHEVAEENSQQKPETEQVADLMLERLQSWAGGLLQRGKGRPSAVIKETYKPTEEELTDFLTNADFIRFRGQQENSSTAIEFCIENQMSMLVSWSVTEETYNPSEDELIDFLANADSMRFRGRQENSSTDVEFCIENQMSPRSSSLIKETYNPTEEELAGFFKNADSMRFRSRQENSSTAIEFCIEDQMSSGTA from the exons ATGACGATCTACAATCCCCACGCCAACCTGTTCTCCGTGGTGAACCTGCTGACTGAGTTCACTGCCATTGGAAAAGCCTATCCCCATGTGGACATCACTACAGTCCGTCTCTACCGCTTCCAGACCATCTGGGCTTGGGTTGTGGTCGGCTTTCAGGGActcttcatcatcttcacctTGTACTTCGCTTTCAGGGAAT TGGACCATATCGTGAAGCTACGGAGCTTGTACTTGAAGACCTTTTGGGGCTGTGTAGAACTGAGTTTGGCGATCCTATCTCTAGCGGAAGTCGGGGTCATGCTgtacacattgtacattgtcCTCGAGTTCCAGTCAAAACAAGGGGCAAACACGG GACCAGTTGAGAAAACGTTTGAGAAGTACCGCAGGGCTGCGTACTGGGACCAGATCAACACGTACGTGCTGGGCTGCTTGGTTTGTGTGGGGACACTCAAACTGCTGCACCTCCTGCGGTTCAACAAACACGTTGTTCTCGGAGCAG ACACCATAAAGAAGGCAGCCGGGCCACTATCCGGGTTCTTCTTGATTTTTACCCTAGTATTCCTCGCTTTTGCGTTGTTTGCCGCTCTCGCGTTCGGCCCTTCGGAGGATGGCTTTTCGCCCTTCATCGCCACGCTGGAAACGCTGCTCACGATCTTGCTGGGAAAGTTCTATGAGATGTCAGACCAAAAACCGATCATGGGACCGCTCTTCACCTTCTCGTTCATCACGTTCTTTCAGTGGGTGATAGTCACCATGGTTGTTGCTATCCTAGACTGCGCCATACACGAG GTTGCAGAAGAGAACTCCCAGCAGAAGCCGGAAACTGAGCAGGTTGCAGACCTGATGTTGGAGCGACTGCAGTCCTGGGCAGGAGGGCTGCTACAGCGTGGGAAGGGGAGGCCATCGGCAGTCATCAAAGAGACCTACAAGCCTACAGAGGAGGAGCTGACGGACTTCTTGACAAATGCTGATTTCATACGCTTCAGGGGCCAACAGGAGAATTCATCAACTGCAATCGAATTTTGCATTGAGAATCAAATGTCAATGCTTGTGTCATGGTCAGTCACCGAAGAGACCTACAATCCTTCAGAGGATGAGCTGATCGACTTCTTGGCAAATGCTGATTCCATGCGTTTCAGGGGCCGACAGGAGAACTCGTCAACTGATGTCGAGTTTTGCATTGAGAATCAAATGTCGCCTAGGTCGTCATCACTCATCAAAGAAACCTACAATCCTACCGAAGAGGAGCTGGCAGGCTTCTTTAAAAATGCTGATTCCATGCGTTTCAGGAGCCGACAGGAGAACTCATCAACTGCTATCGAGTTTTGCATTGAGGATCAAATGTCTTCTGGTACGGCTTAG